One Thalassoglobus sp. JC818 genomic region harbors:
- a CDS encoding right-handed parallel beta-helix repeat-containing protein produces MKDTCKSWLQVLTACLGLSATSWAQIPELPGLDSGPDTTSSGQDYGSVRMGGGDFSASAVAPPQTIAPTNYHPDPYGGTAPPMFADSMVPSDESVGFAMTRPDDQILFRVGRVNIDQYGIQEGFTNINAFIPTVFDSDRSLWWLNPRVNITDSGEGTANVGLGYRTYIPEDDRVYGASMWWDYEGGQIGTYHSLGGSFESIGRFVSMRFNFDLPIGTQNTIVGISDAGTPRFDGNNIVIDRQVTTESALQEYDFEIATPMPLLGDFGFDVGVGVYYLKSDTDSTPGVSLRTQAQVTRDFYINGILTNDDIFDTNFSLNFELTLPGKSPAQWFRRRPVSESLTASVLRRYRVPVNYADETISEVAMSPIDPDKPISIAIIDPNKLTPGTGSFSDPFMSVLDYESQTDMIKSDFDLIFVRARTDETDTNLNTTISLFDNQALLGDGGLLNGTSAYFPTSNFGMLQVPGATTGPAPLLTNSGAPGMDVITLADSNYVANFNIDAGMTADGIAGVGIDGFELRNLNIDNAITGIDIISDTSAATGLTVEDFGFIGNTVINGGGFGSNEGISIVQTAGTLDLLISENEVSGFLGEDANENGILDSGEDVDGDTALDSGAGISVVADGGTIVMDDILAGVPTGMFDNLTTGNTTGIVTIADNGGTMDVALIGNESSNNVGVNGAGWLAIGEDSGSLNINFATQNIFRENAGDGVRFIARDMGSLISPEPDDLTGTGFVLNTITDNGGNGVQLLADNAVLEAFIGAEGSGNTISRNGSVQRIANIVDCVGSGVLLTTMNGGVINGAIDGNVIRNNVQAGIQIAPDMGLVDLDSISGNIIVNTGFDLQGNPYAVECEDGDALVYAPSNGGTFNVGEFIGNTISNNRGAIIRVGGDGGIIDLGVIEDTVFDLRTAGTAGILFDADNATITGVLRNNMFIGSTTNADLTFGVGGEIRGGTLDLVIEDNLFDSLADAGIGFILTESDDRPAPGTGTPAVGDAVEASLIITGNQIISTRVGDNDAFDGSAISLHVNGRETDSLFGQNDFDGDGVPDATTIPLPDGSDVTTTVQPAAILEAAISGNLIGDLDDIALGNAGAGIDIQVTGDGAISDLAAVSSTIDNPILTGMIIGEAPGTSFEMNIIANNQQDGIRVRREDSGIIDNFRIDGNVIQNNQEDGIDIVGENNGIPYGVEEILDFEIHNNQILSNGFLSERQMGVVSGTGIGTAGRGIQLRADAGVVELFNISNNIISGNRMGGIEARTFTDTHIFVGGGRDVSTSINGGDEGIIYGTWELNTVTDNGYLVRENENGNGIADLVVEGHGIALGRVDFMDPDNPSDITEGFNNGGALVPDFTGDGVPDLPLLTVQDNVIAGNAEDGLHIYLDKDQTFAVQAQENRTTRINILRNDIVDNGEDGLNVNTPLASNSIINVDENLIARNGVFSGVFTVDQAGGNTVAIIGDGIEIFNAGGVTNTITVTNNRVLQNNGRGVNILNSEVGYLVADFDRNNISSNEREGFYMVNAPLETTVLAVSGLPQGSTRTGYTADSWLPDFDSNHEMYTYGRQGAGNLGAAGNTVPDIIAPFMVDWVNNVIGPGSVTDLTFTSNIVDNNGGVVADADGEDNYSTLGGFVMRTGTAGTQDTSPTSVPIPFFTGGVRAEVADNRFSGNFGRDFMLDGFVATEPPNVTPVPDPLIRIDLQFRNNRGGSIDVSGQNFSVFYNNTAPALAGGNQTRPNPPFNNAGVLRDATVNLGLVGALGPFPGFGTPTLRIEADGSAPDAFGNFIGNNEFNLIYSDFNFDWLTVPVGTLPVP; encoded by the coding sequence ATGAAAGACACATGCAAGAGTTGGCTGCAAGTTCTAACGGCGTGTTTAGGCCTATCAGCAACGTCCTGGGCTCAGATTCCTGAGCTGCCTGGACTTGATAGTGGGCCTGATACAACGTCATCTGGACAGGATTATGGCTCTGTCCGCATGGGGGGAGGTGATTTCTCCGCATCGGCCGTGGCTCCACCACAAACGATCGCTCCCACTAATTACCATCCTGATCCCTATGGTGGAACAGCACCTCCGATGTTTGCCGATTCGATGGTGCCTTCCGATGAATCGGTCGGCTTCGCGATGACTCGGCCAGACGACCAAATCCTGTTCCGTGTGGGACGCGTGAACATTGATCAGTACGGAATCCAGGAAGGGTTCACGAACATCAATGCCTTCATCCCCACAGTCTTCGACAGTGATCGCAGCTTGTGGTGGTTGAACCCACGAGTGAACATCACCGACAGTGGTGAGGGAACCGCGAACGTCGGTCTTGGTTACCGTACCTACATTCCAGAAGATGACCGTGTTTACGGTGCTTCGATGTGGTGGGACTACGAAGGTGGCCAGATCGGAACGTACCACTCCCTCGGGGGAAGTTTCGAGTCGATCGGACGTTTCGTTTCGATGCGATTCAACTTCGACCTTCCGATCGGAACTCAAAACACGATCGTTGGCATCAGCGACGCGGGGACGCCTCGGTTTGATGGCAATAACATCGTGATCGATCGCCAGGTGACCACCGAATCTGCTCTGCAGGAATACGACTTCGAAATCGCCACACCTATGCCACTTCTCGGCGACTTCGGTTTCGATGTGGGTGTCGGTGTTTACTACCTGAAATCGGATACTGACAGCACTCCAGGTGTCAGTCTTCGAACACAGGCTCAAGTCACTCGCGACTTCTACATCAATGGTATTCTGACCAACGATGATATCTTCGACACGAACTTCTCACTCAACTTCGAACTGACTTTGCCAGGCAAATCGCCTGCACAGTGGTTCCGACGTCGACCTGTCTCGGAATCTCTGACAGCGAGCGTGCTGCGTCGTTATCGCGTGCCTGTCAACTACGCGGATGAAACCATCAGCGAAGTCGCGATGAGCCCGATCGATCCTGATAAACCGATCAGCATCGCGATCATTGACCCGAACAAACTGACACCAGGTACAGGTAGCTTCTCTGATCCGTTCATGTCGGTTCTGGACTACGAGAGCCAGACAGACATGATCAAGTCTGATTTTGACCTGATCTTTGTCCGAGCTCGTACAGATGAGACGGACACCAACCTGAACACGACAATTTCGCTGTTCGACAACCAGGCTCTTCTGGGTGACGGTGGATTGCTCAACGGAACAAGTGCTTACTTCCCGACTTCAAACTTCGGAATGCTGCAAGTTCCAGGAGCGACAACCGGTCCTGCACCATTGCTGACAAACAGCGGTGCTCCAGGTATGGACGTCATCACTCTGGCTGACTCGAACTATGTTGCAAACTTCAATATCGACGCCGGAATGACGGCAGACGGAATCGCAGGGGTTGGAATTGACGGCTTCGAACTTCGAAACCTCAACATCGACAACGCGATTACCGGTATCGACATCATCAGCGACACATCAGCTGCAACCGGGTTGACTGTCGAGGACTTCGGATTCATCGGAAACACAGTCATCAACGGCGGTGGTTTCGGTTCCAACGAAGGGATCTCGATCGTTCAAACAGCCGGAACACTTGATCTGCTGATCTCAGAAAACGAAGTGAGCGGCTTCCTCGGTGAAGATGCGAACGAAAACGGAATCCTCGACAGCGGGGAAGATGTTGATGGAGATACAGCTCTCGATTCAGGAGCAGGTATCTCGGTTGTCGCAGACGGCGGAACGATCGTCATGGACGACATCCTCGCTGGCGTCCCAACAGGAATGTTCGACAACCTCACAACTGGCAACACAACTGGGATTGTCACAATTGCTGACAACGGCGGAACGATGGATGTGGCTTTGATCGGAAACGAGTCAAGCAACAACGTCGGTGTGAATGGAGCAGGCTGGTTGGCGATCGGTGAAGACAGTGGTTCACTGAACATCAACTTCGCAACTCAGAACATCTTCCGCGAAAACGCTGGCGACGGTGTTCGATTCATCGCTCGTGACATGGGTTCACTCATCTCACCTGAGCCTGATGATCTCACCGGAACCGGATTCGTGCTGAACACGATCACCGACAACGGAGGCAACGGAGTTCAACTCCTCGCAGACAATGCAGTGCTGGAAGCCTTCATCGGTGCTGAAGGATCAGGAAACACGATTTCCCGAAACGGAAGCGTGCAGCGAATCGCCAACATCGTTGACTGTGTCGGAAGTGGAGTTCTTCTGACTACAATGAACGGTGGAGTGATCAACGGAGCGATCGACGGCAACGTCATTCGCAACAACGTCCAAGCCGGGATCCAAATCGCCCCAGACATGGGACTCGTCGACTTGGACTCGATCAGTGGCAACATCATCGTGAACACTGGATTCGATCTGCAGGGCAACCCCTACGCTGTCGAGTGTGAAGACGGAGATGCACTGGTTTACGCACCATCGAACGGTGGAACATTCAACGTCGGTGAGTTCATCGGCAACACGATCTCCAACAACCGCGGTGCGATCATCCGAGTGGGTGGAGATGGTGGAATCATCGACCTGGGTGTGATCGAAGATACCGTCTTCGATCTTCGAACAGCCGGAACGGCCGGTATTCTGTTCGATGCAGATAACGCCACAATTACTGGTGTCCTGCGAAACAACATGTTCATCGGTTCAACGACAAATGCTGACCTGACATTCGGTGTCGGTGGTGAAATCCGAGGTGGAACGCTCGATCTCGTCATCGAAGACAACCTCTTCGACTCACTGGCTGACGCTGGTATCGGATTTATCCTGACTGAGTCGGACGATCGTCCTGCTCCGGGAACAGGCACACCAGCTGTGGGTGATGCGGTTGAAGCCAGCCTCATCATCACAGGCAACCAGATCATCAGCACACGAGTTGGTGACAACGACGCGTTCGACGGATCGGCGATCTCGCTGCATGTCAACGGACGTGAAACTGACAGCCTCTTCGGACAGAACGACTTCGACGGCGACGGAGTTCCTGATGCAACGACAATTCCTCTGCCAGATGGAAGCGACGTCACGACAACTGTTCAACCAGCTGCGATTCTTGAAGCGGCGATTTCTGGAAACCTGATTGGTGACCTGGATGACATCGCACTCGGAAACGCTGGAGCAGGTATCGATATTCAGGTGACTGGTGACGGTGCGATTTCAGACCTCGCGGCAGTCTCGAGCACGATCGACAATCCAATCCTGACCGGGATGATTATCGGTGAAGCTCCTGGAACATCCTTCGAGATGAACATCATCGCCAACAACCAGCAGGACGGTATTCGAGTTCGCCGTGAAGACAGCGGAATCATCGATAACTTCCGGATTGATGGCAACGTGATTCAGAACAACCAGGAAGACGGAATCGACATCGTTGGGGAAAACAACGGTATTCCTTACGGAGTTGAAGAAATCCTGGACTTCGAGATCCACAACAACCAGATCCTGAGCAACGGATTCCTGTCAGAGCGACAAATGGGTGTTGTTTCAGGAACCGGAATCGGAACAGCTGGTCGCGGTATTCAGCTTCGTGCTGACGCAGGGGTTGTTGAGCTGTTCAACATCAGCAACAACATCATCAGCGGAAACCGAATGGGTGGTATCGAAGCTCGAACCTTCACCGACACACACATCTTCGTCGGTGGTGGACGAGACGTTTCGACCTCCATCAACGGTGGAGACGAAGGCATCATCTACGGTACCTGGGAACTCAATACAGTTACCGACAACGGTTACCTTGTTCGTGAGAACGAGAACGGAAACGGAATTGCTGACCTGGTTGTCGAAGGACACGGTATTGCTCTGGGACGAGTTGACTTCATGGACCCAGACAATCCTTCAGACATCACCGAAGGTTTCAACAACGGTGGTGCACTGGTTCCAGACTTCACAGGCGACGGAGTACCTGACCTGCCACTGTTGACAGTTCAAGACAACGTGATTGCTGGCAACGCGGAAGACGGGTTGCACATCTATCTCGATAAGGATCAGACGTTCGCTGTGCAGGCTCAGGAAAACCGCACCACACGAATCAACATCCTGCGAAACGACATTGTCGACAACGGTGAGGATGGTCTCAACGTCAACACTCCGCTGGCTTCCAACTCGATCATCAATGTTGATGAAAACCTCATCGCCCGAAACGGTGTCTTCTCAGGAGTGTTCACTGTTGACCAAGCTGGTGGAAACACTGTTGCGATCATCGGGGACGGAATTGAGATCTTCAACGCTGGTGGTGTAACCAACACGATTACTGTCACCAACAACCGAGTGTTGCAGAACAACGGTCGCGGTGTGAACATCCTGAACTCTGAAGTTGGATACCTGGTCGCAGACTTTGATCGCAACAACATCTCTTCGAACGAGCGTGAAGGCTTCTACATGGTCAACGCTCCACTGGAGACAACAGTGCTTGCTGTCAGCGGACTGCCACAAGGTTCAACTCGAACAGGTTACACTGCCGACAGCTGGCTGCCTGACTTCGACAGTAACCACGAGATGTACACTTACGGTCGCCAAGGGGCCGGAAACCTCGGAGCTGCTGGAAACACAGTTCCTGACATCATCGCACCGTTCATGGTCGACTGGGTGAACAACGTGATCGGACCAGGTTCCGTGACCGACCTGACATTCACCTCGAACATCGTGGACAACAACGGTGGAGTGGTTGCCGATGCCGACGGAGAAGACAACTACAGCACACTGGGTGGATTCGTGATGCGAACCGGTACCGCTGGTACACAAGACACATCACCGACATCTGTGCCGATTCCGTTCTTCACTGGTGGTGTTCGAGCTGAGGTCGCAGACAACCGATTCTCAGGTAACTTCGGACGTGACTTTATGCTCGACGGATTCGTCGCGACAGAGCCACCAAACGTGACACCTGTTCCAGATCCGTTGATCCGCATCGACCTGCAGTTCCGCAACAACCGCGGTGGATCGATCGACGTCTCAGGACAGAACTTCTCAGTCTTCTACAACAACACAGCACCAGCCCTGGCCGGTGGAAACCAGACTCGTCCAAACCCACCGTTCAACAACGCTGGAGTTCTTCGAGACGCGACTGTTAACCTCGGATTGGTTGGAGCTCTTGGACCGTTCCCAGGATTCGGTACTCCAACACTTCGAATCGAAGCTGATGGTTCAGCACCAGATGCGTTTGGAAACTTCATTGGCAACAACGAGTTCAATCTCATCTACAGCGACTTCAACTTCGACTGGCTGACCGTACCTGTTGGAACACTGCCTGTTCCATAA
- a CDS encoding histidine phosphatase family protein — METLLVMRHAKSSWDDASLSDDQRPLNKRGKRVAPLMGAFLAAQNLVPDRIVSSSAKRAHQTAKLMASKLGCEIELVDELYLASTSTWKRVIAQHESVSRVLMIGHNPGIEELVSAVTGDYERMPTAAIACFSVGSDSESSLERRLELQAIWRPKELDLSEFET, encoded by the coding sequence ATGGAAACCCTTCTGGTCATGCGGCATGCGAAGTCGAGTTGGGATGACGCGTCGCTTTCAGACGATCAGCGACCTCTGAACAAGCGAGGCAAGAGAGTCGCTCCGCTGATGGGTGCTTTTCTTGCTGCTCAAAATCTGGTGCCCGACCGAATCGTCAGCTCGTCCGCGAAGAGAGCCCATCAAACTGCAAAACTGATGGCATCCAAGCTGGGCTGCGAGATCGAACTTGTCGACGAATTATATCTTGCTTCAACATCAACCTGGAAACGCGTGATCGCACAGCACGAAAGTGTATCGCGGGTTCTCATGATCGGACACAATCCTGGAATCGAAGAGCTGGTTTCCGCCGTGACCGGTGATTATGAGAGAATGCCGACCGCTGCAATCGCGTGCTTTTCAGTAGGTTCCGATTCTGAATCGTCTCTCGAAAGACGACTCGAATTGCAGGCAATCTGGAGGCCGAAAGAGCTCGACCTGTCCGAATTCGAAACTTAG
- a CDS encoding FtsW/RodA/SpoVE family cell cycle protein: protein MHQGRSIHWPILLIPVVALALTGLGFTGIQRGDELVGSSGLATRQVFWMGIALIAGTVSLMVPYRLLKDWAYPALIVSVVLLVAVYFFPPRNGSRRWISLGAFNLQPSELTKLAYILAMSRYLMFQKHHRTIRGLILPFVMTAIPVLLILREPDLGTSIVFIPVLMVQLFVAGARGRHLLAAIVIGVLLAPVLWSVMSLEQKSRVTSVFLQSDGGSPQTGDGYHLWQAKQMLALGGPWGSYYDGMPVDDPSAYRLPAGRTDFVFCLIGEQWGLMGTLGVLALFALFSLAGLQVAARTRDPFGRLVAAGIVTMIMTQVLVNTAMTVGLAPITGLTLPLLSYGGSSLVVTGLFLALLINIGLRPGYDLTGQPFQFDDAMASSSAHSS from the coding sequence ATGCATCAAGGACGAAGCATCCACTGGCCAATCTTACTGATTCCTGTCGTTGCGCTCGCATTGACTGGACTCGGTTTCACCGGCATTCAGCGCGGTGATGAACTCGTCGGTTCTTCCGGGCTGGCGACGCGGCAGGTCTTCTGGATGGGCATCGCTTTGATCGCGGGAACCGTGAGCCTGATGGTTCCGTATCGCCTCCTCAAAGACTGGGCGTACCCCGCACTCATCGTCTCCGTTGTTCTGCTTGTCGCTGTCTATTTCTTTCCTCCCAGAAACGGGTCGCGACGCTGGATCTCGCTGGGCGCGTTCAATCTTCAACCCTCGGAATTGACGAAGCTGGCTTACATTCTGGCCATGAGTCGCTACCTGATGTTTCAAAAGCATCACCGCACGATTCGCGGTTTGATCCTCCCATTCGTCATGACAGCGATTCCGGTTTTACTCATTCTTCGCGAACCCGATCTGGGAACGTCGATCGTCTTCATCCCTGTGCTGATGGTTCAACTCTTCGTCGCGGGAGCACGCGGAAGACATCTGCTGGCAGCCATCGTAATTGGCGTGTTGTTGGCACCCGTTCTGTGGTCAGTCATGTCATTGGAACAGAAGTCGCGGGTCACCTCGGTGTTCCTCCAAAGCGACGGAGGATCTCCACAGACTGGGGATGGATATCACCTTTGGCAAGCGAAACAAATGCTCGCACTGGGTGGTCCTTGGGGTAGCTATTACGACGGAATGCCAGTCGATGATCCTTCGGCCTACCGCCTGCCTGCGGGGAGAACAGACTTTGTCTTCTGCCTCATCGGCGAGCAGTGGGGGCTGATGGGGACGCTTGGCGTTCTCGCACTGTTCGCACTGTTTTCCCTCGCTGGGCTGCAAGTCGCTGCTCGCACTCGAGACCCGTTCGGTCGACTGGTCGCTGCGGGAATTGTCACGATGATCATGACGCAAGTTCTCGTCAACACAGCGATGACGGTGGGACTCGCGCCGATCACCGGATTGACGCTCCCGCTCCTGAGCTACGGGGGATCATCACTCGTCGTCACAGGACTCTTTCTCGCATTGCTGATCAACATCGGGCTGCGACCCGGATACGATTTGACAGGACAACCGTTCCAGTTCGATGACGCAATGGCGAGTTCTTCGGCTCATTCCAGCTGA